In a genomic window of Littorina saxatilis isolate snail1 linkage group LG6, US_GU_Lsax_2.0, whole genome shotgun sequence:
- the LOC138968409 gene encoding uncharacterized protein, whose amino-acid sequence MGDKADHLEEKFFNLLNNPGALAGVVVGLIILLAIFVFLAVALFRKRKPMTREIVITAEEGKAVGGKGDKKKLMGEDEEEDEREGVGRGPIWLGGQRSSPWLDGQPFFTVSLTGDPKNSKI is encoded by the coding sequence ATGGGTGACAAGGCAGACCACCTTGAGGAGAAGTTCTTCAACCTCCTCAACAACCCAGGCGCCTTGGCCGGGGTGGTCGTAGGCCTCATCATCCTCCTGGCCATATTTGTCTTCCTCGCCGTGGCGCTTTTTAGGAAACGCAAGCCGATGACTCGTGAAATCGTCATCACGGCAGAGGAGGGGAAGGCGGTGGGGGGTAAAGGGGATAAGAAGAAGCTGATGggggaggatgaggaggaggacgaAAGGGAGGGGGTTGGGAGGGGGCCGATTTGGCTCGGAGGTCAGCGGTCTTCCCCCTGGCTTGACGGGCAGCCGTTCTTCACTGTATCGCTGACCGGTGACCCCAAGAACTCCAAAATCTAA